One genomic segment of Hordeum vulgare subsp. vulgare chromosome 2H, MorexV3_pseudomolecules_assembly, whole genome shotgun sequence includes these proteins:
- the LOC123426267 gene encoding pentatricopeptide repeat-containing protein At4g21065, whose protein sequence is MREAIAPAPSTHPALRHCVALLRLHLPSPSVAAAKQIHARALRAAGVPLSHPLLAKHLLFHLASLRAGPPPLLYAVTVLSCLLPDPDPFSLNTVLRIAASSAHPRIALALHRRRLAPPDTHTYPPLLQACTRLLALREGESLHAEAAKNGLVALVFVKNSLVHHYGACGLFESAHRVFDEIPVLERNLVSWNSVMNGFAANGRPNEVLTIFRETLEADLMPDGFTIVSVLTACAEIGALTLGRRVHVFASKVGLVGNSHVGNALIDLYAKCGGVEDAWKVFEEMGVARTVVSWTSLIVGLAGNGFGKDALELFGLMERERLIPTDITMVGVLYACSHCGLVDDGFRYFNEMQDKYGIAPGIEHLGCMVDLLGRAGRVEEAHNYITTMPMEPNAVVWRTLLGACAMHKKLELGEAAWARLVELDPGHSGDYVLLSNLYAAVGRWADAHVLRKTMATHGVRKNPGHSLVELRNSVYEFVMGDRSHPESDQIYQTLAEIAERLRCQGYVPRTSNVLADIEEEEKETALNYHSERLAIAFALLKSLPGSPIRIVKNLRMCGDCHLVIKLISKVYDREIIVRDRSRFHHFKGGECSCKDYW, encoded by the coding sequence ATGCGCGAGGCAATCGCTCCCGCACCTTCCACGCACCCGGCGCTGCGCCACTGCGTCGCGCTCCTCCGCCTCCACCTGCCGTCTCCCTCCGTCGCTGCCGCCAAGCAGATTCACGCGCGCGCTCTCCGTGCGGCTGGCGTGCCCCTCTCCCACCCTCTCCTCGCCAAACACCTCCTCTTCCACCTCGCTTCTCTCCGCGCCGGCCCTCCACCGCTCCTCTACGCCGTCACTGTCCTCTCCTGCCTCCTCCCCGACCCGGACCCTTTCTCCCTCAACACGGTCCTCCGCATCGCCGCGTCCTCGGCGCACCCACGCATCGCGCtcgcgctccaccgccgccgcctcgcgccgcCCGACACGCACACCTACCCGCCGCTCCTCCAGGCCTGCACGCGCCTCCTTGCACTTCGCGAAGGCGAGAGCCTCCACGCCGAGGCCGCCAAGAACGGCCTAGTGGCGCTCGTGTTCGTCAAGAACTCGCTCGTCCACCACTATGGCGCGTGCGGCCTCTTTGAGAGCGCCCACAGGGTGTTCGACGAAATTCCGGTGCTGGAGCGGAACCTCGTCTCCTGGAACTCCGTGATGAACGGGTTTGCCGCCAATGGGAGGCCGAACGAGGTATTGACAATCTTCCGGGAGACGTTGGAGGCGGACCTCATGCCGGATGGATTCACCATCGTCAGTGTTTTAACTGCATGTGCGGAGATCGGGGCGCTCACTCTCGGCAGGAGGGTGCATGTGTTTGCGTCCAAGGTTGGGTTAGTAGGGAACAGCCATGTCGGCAACGCGCTGATTGATCTGTATGCCAAGTGTGGCGGAGTTGAGGATGCATGGAAGGTGTTTGAGGAGATGGGGGTGGCAAGGACCGTGGTCTCGTGGACGTCACTGATCGTGGGTTTGGCAGGGAATGGGTTTGGGAAGGATGCCCTTGAGCTGTTCGGtctgatggagagggagaggcttATCCCAACTGATATCACTATGGTAGGAGTGCTGTATGCTTGTAGCCACTGCGGGTTGGTCGACGATGGGTTTCGATATTTCAATGAGATGCAGGACAAGTATGGCATAGCACCAGGGATCGAACACCTTGGATGTATGGTGGATCTGCTGGGAAGAGCTGGAAGAGTTGAGGAAGCGCACAATTATATCACCACGATGCCAATGGAGCCCAACGCTGTTGTGTGGCGGACATTGCTAGGTGCTTGTGCTATGCACAAGAAGTTGGAACTCGGGGAGGCTGCTTGGGCACGGCTGGTTGAGCTTGATCCTGGGCACAGCGGCGATTATGTCCTCCTCTCAAATCTGTATGCTGCTGTTGGGAGGTGGGCAGATGCCCATGTGCTTAGGAAGACAATGGCTACACATGGAGTGAGGAAAAACCCAGGGCATAGCCTTGTGGAGCTCCGCAACTCTGTGTATGAGTTCGTTATGGGCGATAGATCACATCCTGAGAGTGATCAGATATACCAAACGCTAGCCGAGATAGCTGAGAGATTGAGGTGCCAAGGTTACGTCCCCCGCACAAGCAATGTATTGGCAGATatagaggaggaagagaaagagacTGCTTTAAACTACCATAGCGAGAGGCTGGCCATTGCCTTTGCCTTGCTGaagagtcttcctggctctccTATCAGGATAGTGAAGAACTTGAGGATGTGTGGAGACTGTCATTTGGTAATTAAGCTAATATCTAAGGTATATGACCGTGAAATCATTGTTAGGGATCGCAGTAGGTTCCACCATTTCAAAGGGGGGGAATGTTCATGTAAAGATTATTGGTAG
- the LOC123426268 gene encoding major pollen allergen Ole e 10-like translates to MKREELIMKGLLILACFIVCVAGAPQEKAESTTPIPTLSPPEGNTSFIDGVTWCVARPGVPQEDLQNALDWACGQGAADCSPLQPGGHCYQPNTLLLHASYAFNIFYQQNGNSDIACNFGGAGTITKRDPSFGLCKFLASETSAASALMLTSMRMICATFLTVLQLRVFQAVY, encoded by the exons ATGAAGAGAGAGGAGCTGATCATGAAGGGTCTTTTGATCCTTGCGTGCTTCATTG TGTGTGTGGCAGGCGCGCCGCAGGAGAAGGCGGAGTCGACCACCCCGATCCCTACCCTGTCTCCTCCGGAGGGAAACACGAGCTTCATCGACGGTGTCACCTGGTGCGTCGCGCGGCCGGGCGTCCCCCAGGAGGACCTCCAGAATGCGCTGGATTGGGCGTGCGGCCAGGGCGCCGCCGACTGCTCGCCGCTGCAGCCGGGCGGGCATTGTTACCAGCCCAACACACTCCTGTTGCACGCCTCCTACGCCTTCAACATCTTCTACCAGCAGAACGGCAATTCCGACATCGCCTGCAACTTCGGCGGCGCTGGAACCATCACCAAGAGGGACCCAA GTTTCGGGCTATGCAAGTTCCTGGCATCTGA GACTTCTGCTGCTTCAGCGCTCATGTTGACGAGCATGAGGATGATCTGTGCTACGTTTCTGACCGTGCTTCAGCTCAGAGTTTTCCAAGCTGTGTACTGA
- the LOC123426266 gene encoding factor of DNA methylation 1-like produces MEHTSEEESEISDSEIDEYKDKIYAQLRSQKLKVRYGEKIFRCPFCLGKKKQDYNVKDLLQHASGIGAALKRKPRVRAAHLALAEYVKNDLGSSLEPSLQLAIVEYKPPKIEEEKFVWPWMGILVNLTTDLMDTNSVRESEHMLKSQLSRFRPCEVTILLDSKGQTDHSIIKFAEDWTGLKDALAFEKHFIVEQYSKTDWNRRNCRMDDLYGWLARSDDYNSHGTIGEHLRKIGVLKSIGDREHERIERIAHFTHQMEEKNKHVLDLELKNSQNAMKLDSMMKDKDRMVEEHNEKIRKMQEGARRNSSKIVEDNQRLQQELKTKREQVIRRHKQLEELARKSNIDRAKVEAEKEKNANENALLDLATLKHKKAREELRQLLKKHEQEKEDAFRRQYKLEEDLTSKQNLEMELAQLRGKLEVMKHMGAEADTTSKEFDKVSEELKEKDEELDAMESENQALIIMERRTNDELEQAKKELIDGLQQIQVTRSTIGVKRMGVLDEKAFIAACKKKAGNVVSKKKAKYDVEATLVLSRWEDEIMQPGWHPYKVIDVDGQAKEIVKEDDEKLQALKEELGQEAHDVVVKALLELNENNPSGRYPVPALWNFKENRRAPLDEAVAYILKQWKASKGKRTYCR; encoded by the exons ATGGAGCATAcctctgaagaagaatctgagattAGCGATTCTGAGATCGATGAGTACAAGGACAAGATCTACGCTCAACTGCGCTCCCAAAAATTGAAAGTGCGGTATGGTGAGAAAATCTTCCGATGCCCGTTCTGCCTAGGAAAAAAGAAGCAAGATTACAACGTCAAGGATCTTCTGCAGCATGCCTCAGGAATAGGGGCTGCTCTGAAACGCAAGCCCAGGGTGAGGGCAGCACACCTAGCACTTGCAGAGTATGTAAAGAATGATTTGGGCAGCTCCTTGGAACCATCATTGCAACTTGCCATCGTTGAGTATAAGCCTCCTaagattgaagaagagaagttcGTATGGCCGTGGATGGGCATTCTGGTTAATCTAACAACTGATTTGATGGATACAAATTCTGTCAGGGAGAGTGAGCATATGTTAAAATCACAGTTATCACGGTTCAGACCATGCGAAGTCACCATTCTTTTGGATTCCAAGGGCCAGACTGATCActccatcatcaagtttgctgaagactggactgggttGAAGGATGCATTAGCTTTTGAAAAGCATTTCATAGTGGAGCAGTACAGTAAGACTGATTGGAACAGAAGAAACTGTAGAATGGACGATCTTTATGGATGGCTTGCAAGATCTGATGATTATAACTCTCATGGAACAATAGGAGAGCATCTGAGGAAAATTGGAGTTCTAAAAAGTATTGGTGATCGGGAACATGAGAGAATTGAGCGTATAGCTCATTTTACTCACCAaatggaagagaagaataagcatGTACTAGATCTGGAGCTGAAGAACAGtcaaaatgccatgaaacttgatAGCATGATGAAAGACAAGGATCGAATGGTTGAGGAACATAATGAAA AGATAAGAAAGATGCAGGAAGGCGCTCGTAGGAATTCTAGTAAAATAGTTGAAGACAATCAAAGACTGCAACAGGAACTGAAGACCAAGAGAGAACAAGTCATCCGGAGACATAAGCAACTTGAAGAGCTGGCTAGGAAAAGTAATATTGACAGAGCAAAAGTCGAAGCAGAGAAAGAAAAG AATGCAAACGAGAATGCTCTTCTCGACTTAGCAACCCTAAAGCATAAGAAGGCACGTGAGGAGCTCAGGCAGCTTCTCAAGAAACACGAG CAAGAGAAAGAAGATGCTTTCAGGAGGCAATACAAACTGGAAGAGGACTTAACTTCTAAGCAGAATCTTGAGATGGAATTAGCACAGTTGAGAGGGAAGTTAGAGGTAATGAAGCACATGGGAGCTGAGGCAGATACAACATCAAAGGAATTTGATAAGGTATCTGAAGAGCTGAAAGAGAAAGATGAAGAGCTTGACGCCATGGAATCTGAAAACCAGGCCCTTATTATTATGGAACGAAGGACCAATGATGAGCTTGAACAAGCCAAGAAAGAACTTATAGAT GGCCTACAACAGATACAAGTAACTCGGTCCACTATTGGTGTCAAAAGGATGGGTGTGCTTGATGAAAAAGCTTTTATTGCTGCATGCAAAAAGAAAGCAGGAAATGTTGTCTCTAAGAAAAAAGCAAAGTATGATGTAGAGGCAACACTTGTGCTATCAAGATGGGAAGATGAGATCATGCAACCAGGTTGGCATCCTTACAAAGTTATCGATGTTGATGGACAGGCAAAG GAAATAGTCAAGGAAGACGATGAGAAGCTGCAAGCCCTGAAAGAAGAGCTGGGGCAGGAGGCCCACGATGTTGTGGTCAAGGCCCTTCTTGAGTTGAACGAAAACAACCCCAGCGGCAGGTACCCCGTCCCCGCGCTGTGGAACTTCAAGGAGAACCGGAGAGCGCCGCTTGATGAGGCAGTAGCGTACATTCTCAAGCAGTGGAAGGCGAGTAAGGGCAAGAGAACATACTGCCGCTGA